The Streptomyces tendae DNA segment CGATGTGGAAGCGGGGCACGGAGTTGCCGTGGCCGCCGGCGCGCAGGTCACCGCGCTCCGCCCAGCCGACGGTCGGCAGGAAGGTGATGCCGTGGCCGTCCAGCCAGGACCGCTTCTCCCCTGCCGCCCACTCGACGTAGGCGCGCGCCCAGCGCCGCGCCCAGGAGTCCTCGTCGTCGAGCCGGTCGAAGGCGGCGCTGCCCTGCCAGTCGTTCCAGGCCAGGTCGACGGAGTCCTTGATGCCGAGGCGGCGCTGCTCCGGTGACCCGACCAGGAACAGCCCGCCGAACGACCAGTAGGCCTGGCCGCCGAGGTTGGCGGCGTTCTCCTGGTCGACCAGGGCGACCCTGCGCCCCTTGCTGGTCAGTTCGTGGGCCGCGACGAGGCCCGCGAGCCCCGCTCCGACGACGATGACGTCGGCGTCCATGGCGACCGTCCCTTCCTTGTCCGTCCGGAGGCTGTGATCCGGAGACTTCATCCGGCGAGCAGCGCGGTGAGCAGTTGTTTCAGCCAGGCCCGGGCGCGCTCGACGTCCCGGTCCAGCAGCAGTTGGGTGGTGACGCCGTCGTACGCGGCGACCACGGCGTGGGCGGCGCCCTCGCTGTCGCCGAGCACGGCGGGCAGCGCGGTGTGGCCGCGGGCACGCTCCAGCCGGTCGGCGACGGCCCGCCGCAGGCGCGCCCGGTGGTCGAGCAGGGTGTCCGCCACGCGGGGGTCGCGGGCGGCGCGCACCAGGAAGTCGGTCTTGACCAGCAGCCAGTCGCGGTCCAGCAGCAGGACCTCGGAGACCCGGTCGACGGCCGCGGCCACGTCGAGGTCCGGCCCGTCCAGGGCGAGGGCGCCGGCCACCTGCTCGGCGATCACGTCGGCGCGCTCCGCGTAGAGGGCGAAGAACAGCTCGTCGAGGCCGGCGAAGTTGGAGTAGAAGGCGCCTCGGGTGTAGCCGGCGGCCTCGCAGATCTCCTCGATGGAGACGTGCCCGAAGCCCTTGGCGGCGAGCACCGTGAAGGCGGCGTCCAGCAGTCTGGCGCGGGTACGCAGCCGGCGTCTGGTGACGCGTCCCGTCCCGTCCTGCGCCATGCGATCCCCTCCCGTCCGATACGGGAACGTATCCGATACACCGGTGTATCGAACAGTCCCTGGGTCCGGGAATCACGGGGCGCGAGCGGCTCCGGGACGGGACCGCGGGCCGATCTAGAACGTATTTTCGATTAAGGGGTACGCTGGTCCCATGAGCACGCACCACCTTCCGGCGCTCCAGGGCTCGCTGTTCGACCAGGACGACGAACTGCGGCTCGGCCCGCTCGACGGAGTGCGCCGCACCGAACTCGGCAGCGGCGCCTGGATCGACCTGCTCCCGGGGTGGCTGCACGGGTCCGACGCG contains these protein-coding regions:
- a CDS encoding TetR/AcrR family transcriptional regulator, with the translated sequence MAQDGTGRVTRRRLRTRARLLDAAFTVLAAKGFGHVSIEEICEAAGYTRGAFYSNFAGLDELFFALYAERADVIAEQVAGALALDGPDLDVAAAVDRVSEVLLLDRDWLLVKTDFLVRAARDPRVADTLLDHRARLRRAVADRLERARGHTALPAVLGDSEGAAHAVVAAYDGVTTQLLLDRDVERARAWLKQLLTALLAG